Proteins encoded within one genomic window of Pectobacterium araliae:
- the sohB gene encoding protease SohB — protein sequence MELLSLYGLFLAKVLTIVVAMGALVVLAFGMTQRKRPHKGELQVMNLGEQYKEMQREMQTACMSDTERKLLSKQEKKKEKETAKQDKQRAKRGEEKNVKPCLYVLDFNGSMDAGEVSSLREEISAVLAVAKPKDEVLLRLESPGGVVHGYGLAASQLQRLRQGGVRLTVSVDKVAASGGYMMACVADRIVAAPFAIVGSIGVVAQIPNFHRLLKNKDIDVELHTAGEFKRTLTLFGENTEQGREKFREDLNVTHTLFKDFVQQMRPSLDIDSVATGEHWFGTQAKALGLIDAIGTSDDLLIAEMANHEVLSVRYTRRKRLLDRLTGSAGDTAERLMLRWWQRGSKPLL from the coding sequence GTGGAATTACTTTCTCTGTACGGTTTATTCCTGGCGAAGGTGCTCACCATTGTGGTGGCGATGGGGGCGTTAGTCGTTTTGGCATTCGGAATGACACAGCGTAAGCGCCCGCATAAAGGTGAGTTACAGGTCATGAATCTGGGCGAGCAATATAAGGAAATGCAGCGTGAAATGCAGACCGCCTGTATGAGCGACACTGAACGCAAGTTGTTATCTAAACAAGAAAAAAAGAAAGAAAAAGAAACTGCGAAGCAAGATAAACAGCGTGCTAAGCGTGGCGAAGAGAAAAATGTAAAACCGTGCCTGTACGTTCTCGATTTCAACGGCAGTATGGATGCAGGCGAAGTCAGTTCTCTGCGTGAAGAGATCTCTGCCGTGCTCGCGGTGGCGAAGCCGAAAGATGAAGTGTTGCTGCGTCTGGAAAGCCCTGGCGGTGTGGTACACGGCTATGGGCTGGCCGCGTCGCAGTTACAGCGCCTGCGCCAAGGTGGCGTACGCTTGACGGTCTCCGTAGATAAAGTCGCAGCCAGCGGCGGATATATGATGGCCTGTGTGGCCGATCGTATTGTCGCGGCTCCGTTTGCTATTGTGGGGTCTATTGGCGTCGTCGCGCAAATCCCCAATTTCCACCGTTTGCTGAAAAATAAAGATATTGATGTTGAGTTACACACCGCGGGTGAATTCAAGCGCACGCTGACGCTGTTTGGTGAGAATACTGAGCAAGGCCGTGAGAAATTCCGCGAAGATCTGAATGTGACGCACACGCTGTTTAAAGACTTTGTACAGCAAATGCGTCCATCGTTGGATATTGATTCGGTTGCGACGGGCGAGCACTGGTTTGGCACTCAGGCGAAAGCGTTGGGATTGATAGATGCTATCGGCACCAGTGACGATTTGCTCATTGCCGAAATGGCGAACCATGAAGTATTAAGCGTGCGCTATACGCGCCGTAAACGTCTGTTGGATCGCCTGACGGGCAGCGCCGGTGATACCGCAGAACGCCTGATGCTACGCTGGTGGCAGCGTGGTTCGAAGCCTCTGCTGTAA
- a CDS encoding YciN family protein: MSPEYQVNEEKRPISRQNLLVEANDIIKHHDDYLHGMVADSVEQKNGVLVFRGEFFLDANGIPTLKSTAVFNMFKHLAHVLSEKYYLVD, encoded by the coding sequence ATGTCACCTGAATATCAGGTTAACGAAGAAAAACGTCCGATTAGCCGCCAGAATTTATTAGTTGAAGCCAATGACATCATTAAACATCACGATGATTACTTGCATGGCATGGTCGCTGATAGCGTAGAACAAAAAAACGGCGTATTGGTTTTTCGCGGTGAGTTTTTTCTCGATGCGAATGGCATTCCGACGTTAAAAAGCACCGCGGTATTTAACATGTTCAAACACCTTGCGCATGTTTTATCCGAAAAATATTATTTGGTCGATTAA
- the topA gene encoding type I DNA topoisomerase, producing the protein MGKALVIVESPAKAKTINKYLGNDYVVKSSVGHVRDLPTSGSVSKKSADSATKDKTKKKVKKDEKSALVNRMGVDPYHGWKANYEILPGKEKVVSELKTLAENADHIYLATDLDREGEAIAWHLREIIGGDDQRFSRVVFNEITKNAITQAFEKPDTLNIDRVNAQQARRFMDRVVGYMVSPLLWKKIARGLSAGRVQSVAVRLIVEREREIKAFVPEEYWELHADLLAGSDIQLQMQVTHYNGKPFKPVNKEQTHAAVSLLENARYVVADREDKPTSSKPGAPFITSTLQQAASTRLGFGVKKTMMMAQRLYEAGYITYMRTDSTNLSQDALTMVRGYIGEAFGKRYLPEAATVYSSKENSQEAHEAIRPSDVGVLADTLKDMEADAQKLYQLIWRQFVACQMTPAQYDSTTLIVEAADYQLRAKGRTLRFDGWTKVMPALRKNDEDRTLPTVAVGEALSLQKLLPGQHFTKPPARYSDASLVKELEKRGIGRPSTYHSIISTIQDRGYVRADNRRFYAEKMGEIVTDRLEENFRELMNYDFTARMESRLDQVANNQAEWKAVLDEFFNEFSQQLEKAEQDPEEGGMRPNAMVLTSIDCPTCSRQMGIRTASTGVFLGCSGYALPPKERCKTTINLIPEAEVLNVLEGDEAETNALRARRRCEKCGTAMDSYLIDNQRKLHVCGNNPACDGYEIEVGEFRIKGYDGPIVECEKCGSEMHLKMGRFGKYMACTSETCSNTRKILRNGDVAPPKEDPVPLPELPCEKSDAYFVLRDGAAGVFLAANTFPKSRETRAPLVEELVRFKDRLPEKLRYLADAPVVDKDGNKTQVRFSRKTKQQYVSSEKDGKATGWSAFYIDGKWVEGKK; encoded by the coding sequence ATGGGTAAAGCTCTCGTTATCGTCGAGTCCCCGGCAAAAGCCAAAACGATTAATAAGTATTTAGGCAATGACTACGTGGTGAAATCCAGCGTCGGTCATGTACGCGATTTGCCGACGAGTGGTTCAGTCAGTAAAAAGAGCGCGGACTCAGCGACTAAAGATAAAACGAAAAAGAAAGTCAAAAAGGATGAGAAATCTGCGCTGGTTAATCGTATGGGCGTCGATCCTTATCATGGTTGGAAAGCTAACTACGAAATATTGCCAGGTAAGGAGAAGGTTGTCTCCGAACTAAAAACACTGGCGGAAAATGCTGACCACATCTATCTCGCAACCGACCTTGACCGAGAAGGGGAAGCCATTGCCTGGCACCTGCGGGAAATTATTGGTGGTGACGATCAGCGTTTCAGCCGCGTAGTGTTTAACGAAATCACGAAAAATGCCATCACGCAGGCGTTTGAAAAACCAGACACGTTGAATATTGACCGGGTTAATGCGCAGCAGGCGCGCCGGTTTATGGATCGCGTGGTGGGTTACATGGTTTCCCCGCTGTTGTGGAAAAAAATTGCCCGCGGTCTGTCTGCCGGACGTGTGCAGTCGGTTGCGGTGCGCCTGATTGTCGAGCGCGAGCGTGAAATCAAAGCGTTCGTGCCAGAAGAATATTGGGAACTGCATGCCGATTTACTGGCAGGCAGCGATATTCAACTGCAAATGCAGGTAACGCACTACAACGGCAAGCCGTTTAAACCGGTTAACAAAGAACAAACGCATGCGGCGGTTAGCCTGCTTGAGAACGCACGCTATGTGGTTGCTGACCGTGAAGATAAGCCGACCAGCAGCAAACCGGGTGCGCCGTTCATTACCTCAACGCTGCAACAGGCGGCCAGTACGCGCCTAGGCTTCGGCGTGAAAAAGACCATGATGATGGCGCAGCGTCTGTATGAAGCGGGCTACATTACTTATATGCGTACTGACTCTACGAACCTCAGTCAGGATGCCTTGACGATGGTGCGTGGTTATATCGGCGAAGCGTTCGGTAAGCGCTATCTGCCGGAGGCGGCAACCGTCTACAGCAGTAAAGAGAATTCTCAGGAAGCGCACGAAGCCATCCGTCCTTCTGATGTTGGCGTGCTGGCCGATACCCTGAAAGATATGGAAGCCGATGCGCAGAAGCTGTATCAGTTGATTTGGCGCCAGTTCGTCGCGTGTCAAATGACGCCAGCGCAATACGATTCCACCACGTTAATTGTGGAAGCCGCTGATTATCAACTGCGTGCCAAAGGCCGTACACTGCGTTTTGATGGCTGGACGAAAGTCATGCCAGCGCTGCGTAAAAATGATGAAGACCGCACGTTGCCAACCGTGGCGGTGGGCGAAGCATTGTCGTTGCAAAAACTGCTGCCAGGGCAACACTTCACCAAACCACCCGCACGCTACAGCGATGCTTCTCTGGTTAAAGAGCTGGAAAAACGCGGGATTGGTCGTCCGTCTACTTATCACTCTATTATTTCGACCATTCAGGATCGCGGTTATGTTCGGGCTGATAACCGCCGTTTCTACGCCGAGAAAATGGGTGAAATCGTTACCGATCGGTTGGAAGAGAACTTCCGCGAACTGATGAATTACGATTTTACCGCACGGATGGAAAGCCGCCTCGATCAGGTCGCGAATAATCAGGCGGAATGGAAAGCTGTATTGGATGAGTTTTTCAACGAATTTAGCCAGCAGTTGGAAAAGGCCGAACAGGACCCAGAAGAAGGCGGTATGCGCCCTAATGCGATGGTATTAACCAGCATTGACTGCCCAACCTGCTCTCGTCAGATGGGAATTCGTACTGCCAGCACAGGGGTGTTTCTGGGCTGTTCCGGCTATGCACTGCCGCCGAAAGAGCGCTGTAAAACCACGATTAATCTGATACCGGAAGCCGAAGTGCTGAACGTATTAGAAGGTGATGAAGCCGAAACTAACGCGTTGCGTGCTCGTCGCCGTTGTGAAAAATGCGGTACGGCGATGGACAGCTACCTGATTGATAATCAGCGTAAGCTACACGTTTGCGGGAATAACCCTGCTTGTGACGGATATGAGATCGAAGTCGGTGAATTCCGCATCAAGGGTTACGATGGGCCGATCGTTGAGTGTGAGAAATGTGGTTCCGAAATGCATCTCAAAATGGGACGCTTCGGTAAATACATGGCGTGCACCAGCGAAACGTGCAGTAACACGCGTAAAATCTTGCGTAATGGCGATGTTGCGCCACCGAAAGAAGATCCGGTGCCGTTGCCTGAACTGCCTTGTGAGAAGTCCGATGCGTATTTCGTATTGCGTGACGGTGCAGCAGGGGTATTCCTTGCCGCCAATACGTTCCCGAAATCTCGTGAAACGCGGGCACCGTTGGTAGAAGAACTGGTGCGATTCAAAGATCGTTTACCGGAAAAACTGCGCTATTTGGCCGATGCTCCGGTGGTCGATAAAGACGGCAATAAAACGCAGGTGCGCTTTAGCCGTAAGACCAAACAGCAATATGTCTCGTCAGAAAAAGACGGCAAGGCAACGGGCTGGTCGGCGTTTTATATTGACGGAAAATGGGTTGAAGGGAAGAAATAA
- a CDS encoding reverse transcriptase domain-containing protein, whose product MGINEAQAQSTAASGRGDGQYPSVLHEGAEIPTAVGGQTKAEMPLTMETVITRENLMLAYQRVVENNGAAGVDNLKVTELKPWLKQNWASIRQALITGAYQPQAIRRVDIPKPDGGVRTLGIPTVVDRLIQQAIAQQLSPVVEPHFCESSYGFRSNRNAWQAVQQAQRYIQSGKRWVVDLDLEKFFDRVDHDILMSRLARLSGINGC is encoded by the coding sequence ATGGGAATTAATGAGGCACAAGCGCAGAGCACTGCGGCCAGCGGCAGAGGAGACGGACAGTATCCGTCAGTGCTGCATGAGGGTGCTGAAATCCCCACGGCGGTCGGTGGGCAAACGAAAGCGGAAATGCCGTTGACGATGGAAACGGTGATAACGAGAGAGAACCTGATGCTGGCCTATCAGCGCGTGGTGGAAAACAACGGCGCGGCAGGGGTAGATAACCTGAAAGTGACGGAGTTGAAGCCGTGGCTGAAACAGAACTGGGCGAGTATCAGGCAGGCATTGATTACGGGCGCCTACCAGCCGCAGGCGATACGCAGAGTGGATATCCCAAAGCCGGACGGCGGCGTGAGAACCCTGGGTATCCCGACGGTAGTGGACAGGCTTATCCAGCAGGCGATAGCACAACAACTCAGTCCGGTCGTGGAGCCGCACTTCTGCGAATCGAGTTACGGGTTCAGAAGTAACCGCAATGCGTGGCAGGCAGTGCAACAGGCACAGCGCTACATACAAAGCGGGAAACGCTGGGTGGTCGATCTGGATCTGGAAAAGTTCTTTGACCGGGTGGATCATGACATTTTGATGTCACGTCTGGCGAGGCTGTCAGGGATAAACGGCTGTTGA
- a CDS encoding group II intron maturase-specific domain-containing protein — MKLIRRYLEAEMTNGCETEKRGKGMPQGGPLSPLLSNILLDELDKELERRGHSFCRYADDCNIYVSSRKAGEHIFRAIRVYLRDILKLKVNEQKSAVSRPWERKFLGYSVTRHKQTRLKIAGSSVERLKEKIRSLTTGHATKSVKGVINELTPILRGWMSYFRYTEVKGVLEKIDGWVRRKLRSLLWRQWKRTYTRARMLMRAGLCEKRAWRSASNQRGAWWNAGSSHMNDAIKTAQFRRLGLISLVEQQRQFQS, encoded by the coding sequence TTGAAACTGATACGTCGCTACCTTGAAGCGGAAATGACGAACGGGTGCGAGACAGAGAAGCGAGGTAAGGGAATGCCGCAGGGCGGACCGTTGTCGCCGCTACTGTCGAACATTCTGCTGGATGAACTGGATAAAGAACTGGAGCGTCGAGGTCACAGCTTCTGTCGCTATGCGGATGACTGCAACATTTACGTGAGCAGTCGCAAAGCAGGCGAGCATATCTTTAGGGCAATCAGGGTGTACCTGAGAGACATACTGAAGCTAAAGGTCAATGAGCAGAAGAGTGCGGTGTCGCGACCGTGGGAGCGTAAGTTCCTGGGATACAGCGTGACACGGCACAAACAGACCCGACTGAAGATCGCAGGGAGCAGTGTCGAGAGGCTGAAGGAGAAGATCCGTAGCCTGACGACAGGGCACGCGACGAAATCAGTGAAAGGCGTAATCAATGAACTCACACCGATACTGCGAGGCTGGATGAGCTACTTCAGATACACGGAAGTAAAAGGAGTTCTGGAGAAGATTGACGGCTGGGTCAGGCGTAAACTGCGCAGTCTACTGTGGCGGCAATGGAAACGAACGTATACGCGAGCCCGAATGCTAATGCGAGCGGGCTTGTGTGAAAAGCGAGCGTGGAGGTCGGCGAGTAACCAGCGAGGAGCGTGGTGGAACGCGGGGTCGAGTCACATGAATGATGCGATAAAGACGGCGCAGTTCAGACGACTCGGCTTGATATCACTAGTGGAGCAGCAACGGCAGTTCCAGAGTTAA
- the cysB gene encoding HTH-type transcriptional regulator CysB, giving the protein MKLQQLRYIVEVVNHNLNVSSTAEGLYTSQPGISKQVRMLEDELGIQIFARSGKHLTQVTPAGQEVIRIAREVLSKVEAIKAVAGEHTYPDKGSLYVATTHTQARYALPSVIKGFIDRYPRVSLHMHQGSPTQIAEAVAKGSADFAIATEALHLYDDLIMLPCYHWNRAVVVTPDHPLAAKTDISIEELAAYPIVTYTFGFTGRSELDTAFNRAGLTPRIVFTATDADVIKTYVRLGLGVGVIANMAVDPQTETDLVTINANSIFSYSTTKIGFRRSTFLRSYMYDFIQRFAPHLTRDVVDSAVALRSNDEIEAMFKDVVLPVK; this is encoded by the coding sequence ATGAAACTACAACAGCTTCGTTATATCGTTGAAGTTGTTAATCACAACCTGAATGTGTCTTCTACCGCAGAAGGGTTGTACACCTCCCAGCCGGGGATCAGTAAACAGGTCCGTATGCTGGAGGATGAGTTGGGCATTCAAATTTTTGCCCGTAGTGGAAAACACCTAACACAGGTAACGCCCGCTGGACAGGAAGTCATCCGTATTGCACGTGAAGTGTTGTCGAAAGTTGAGGCCATCAAAGCGGTTGCCGGAGAACATACCTATCCCGATAAAGGATCGCTGTACGTCGCGACTACCCATACGCAGGCCCGCTACGCGCTGCCAAGCGTTATCAAAGGATTCATCGATCGTTACCCTCGCGTGTCGCTGCACATGCATCAGGGGTCGCCGACGCAGATTGCCGAGGCAGTAGCGAAAGGATCGGCGGATTTTGCTATTGCGACGGAAGCTCTGCATTTGTACGACGATCTAATCATGCTGCCTTGCTACCACTGGAATCGCGCGGTAGTGGTAACACCCGATCATCCGCTGGCGGCTAAAACAGACATTTCTATTGAAGAACTGGCCGCTTATCCCATCGTCACTTATACCTTTGGCTTTACGGGGCGTTCAGAGTTGGATACGGCGTTTAACCGTGCCGGCCTCACGCCGCGCATCGTCTTTACCGCAACAGATGCCGATGTGATTAAGACCTACGTGCGTTTGGGGTTAGGGGTAGGAGTGATAGCCAACATGGCGGTCGATCCGCAAACGGAAACCGATCTGGTGACCATCAACGCAAACAGCATCTTCAGCTACAGCACGACGAAAATCGGCTTCCGTCGCAGCACGTTCCTGCGTAGCTACATGTACGATTTCATTCAACGTTTTGCTCCGCATTTGACGCGGGATGTTGTCGATTCGGCCGTTGCATTGCGCTCGAATGATGAAATAGAAGCGATGTTCAAAGACGTTGTGCTGCCAGTGAAGTAA
- a CDS encoding IS1182 family transposase, protein MLREPSPQQYQFETITLDELVPEDHLVRKIDAAINFEFIRDAVSHLYCPDNGRPAIDPVRLIKMMRLGYLFGVPSERRLVKEIQVNVAYRWFLRMGLTEKVPDASTLSQNRIRRFNGSDVFQQIFDHIVLQALSQGMANGRVLYTDSTHLKADANPRKAVNELRPEGVSEYFTQLNDAVEADRKQREKKPLPAARKATQNDAVKNTKVSTTDPESGFMHRDNKPKGFFYLDHRTVDGKHGIIMDTHVTPGNVHDSQPFIGRLERQVERFGLEPVAVGVDAGYFTAAVCQLTQEMGIALVPGYRRPHKGQNAFQKKHFRYDEERDVYVCPAEELLNYSTTDRNGYQHYRSDPTVCQRCEQRRQCTQNSKAQKTLTRHVWEASKEEANRLRLTKWGKKIYARRKETVERSFADAKQHHGHRYARFRGLSKVQMQCLLAATAQNMKKMALLALLYCLYVWLKRSCEGQYAALGKQKAQMTRLWKNIAIATCGR, encoded by the coding sequence ATGCTCAGAGAACCCTCCCCGCAGCAGTACCAGTTTGAAACCATCACCCTCGACGAACTTGTCCCAGAAGACCATCTGGTCCGTAAAATCGATGCTGCCATCAATTTTGAATTTATCCGCGATGCCGTTTCCCACCTCTATTGCCCCGATAACGGCAGGCCTGCTATCGACCCCGTTCGCCTGATTAAAATGATGCGGTTGGGCTACCTCTTCGGTGTCCCCTCTGAACGCCGTCTGGTCAAGGAAATCCAGGTCAATGTCGCTTACCGCTGGTTCCTGCGCATGGGCTTGACCGAGAAGGTCCCGGACGCCTCTACCCTTAGCCAGAACCGTATCCGTCGATTTAACGGCAGCGATGTCTTCCAGCAGATTTTTGACCATATCGTGTTACAGGCCCTGAGTCAGGGTATGGCAAACGGTCGTGTGCTCTACACCGACAGCACCCACCTGAAAGCCGATGCCAACCCGCGCAAAGCCGTGAATGAACTGCGCCCTGAAGGGGTCAGTGAATACTTCACGCAACTGAATGACGCGGTGGAGGCCGACAGGAAACAACGCGAAAAAAAGCCGCTGCCCGCCGCAAGAAAAGCAACCCAAAACGACGCCGTTAAAAACACCAAAGTGAGCACCACCGACCCGGAAAGCGGCTTTATGCACCGGGACAACAAGCCGAAAGGCTTCTTCTATCTGGACCACCGCACAGTAGACGGAAAGCATGGCATCATCATGGATACCCATGTGACACCAGGCAATGTGCACGACAGCCAGCCCTTTATCGGGCGACTCGAGCGGCAGGTAGAACGCTTCGGTCTGGAGCCGGTGGCGGTGGGCGTGGACGCGGGTTACTTCACGGCGGCGGTGTGCCAGCTCACTCAGGAGATGGGTATCGCGTTGGTTCCGGGCTATCGCCGGCCACACAAGGGTCAGAACGCGTTCCAGAAGAAGCACTTCAGGTACGATGAGGAGCGCGATGTGTATGTGTGCCCGGCAGAGGAGTTACTGAACTACAGCACGACAGACCGTAACGGCTATCAACATTACCGTTCAGACCCGACAGTGTGCCAACGGTGTGAGCAGAGACGGCAGTGTACGCAGAACAGCAAAGCGCAGAAAACGCTAACCCGGCACGTCTGGGAAGCATCGAAAGAGGAAGCCAACAGGTTACGGCTGACGAAATGGGGCAAAAAGATATACGCCCGGCGTAAAGAAACGGTGGAGAGAAGCTTCGCGGATGCGAAACAGCACCATGGTCATCGATATGCCCGGTTCCGTGGACTGTCGAAAGTACAGATGCAGTGCCTGCTTGCGGCCACAGCGCAAAATATGAAGAAGATGGCGCTGCTGGCGCTTCTTTATTGTCTTTATGTGTGGCTGAAAAGGTCTTGTGAAGGTCAATACGCCGCCTTGGGCAAGCAGAAAGCTCAAATGACGAGGTTGTGGAAAAATATCGCGATCGCGACCTGCGGTCGCTAA
- the nth gene encoding endonuclease III — protein sequence MNKAKRVEILTRLRDNNPHPTTELNFNTPFELLIAVLLSAQATDVSVNKATAKLYPVANTPETLLELGVDGVKGYIKTIGLFNSKAENIIKTCRLLLEKHQGQVPEDRAALEALPGVGRKTANVVLNTAFGWPTIAVDTHIFRVSNRTGFAPGKNVEQVEEKLLKVVPAAFKVDCHHWLILHGRYTCIARKPRCGSCLIEDLCEFGEKIDA from the coding sequence GTGAACAAAGCCAAACGGGTTGAGATCTTAACGCGTTTACGCGACAACAATCCCCATCCAACGACTGAGTTAAATTTCAACACCCCATTTGAGCTGCTGATCGCGGTACTGCTTTCCGCACAAGCAACCGATGTCAGCGTCAACAAAGCAACCGCAAAGCTCTACCCTGTCGCCAATACGCCCGAAACCTTACTTGAACTCGGTGTTGACGGCGTGAAAGGCTACATCAAGACAATCGGCCTGTTTAACAGCAAAGCGGAGAACATCATCAAGACCTGCCGTTTGTTGCTGGAAAAGCATCAGGGACAGGTTCCCGAAGATCGCGCTGCGTTGGAAGCCCTACCTGGTGTAGGACGAAAAACAGCAAACGTGGTTTTGAATACCGCATTTGGCTGGCCGACGATTGCGGTTGATACCCACATCTTTCGCGTCAGTAACCGGACAGGATTCGCACCGGGTAAAAATGTCGAACAGGTAGAGGAAAAACTGCTGAAAGTCGTCCCGGCAGCATTTAAAGTCGACTGCCATCACTGGTTAATCCTGCATGGCCGTTACACCTGCATCGCTCGCAAACCACGCTGTGGCTCCTGCCTGATTGAAGATTTGTGTGAATTTGGCGAGAAGATCGACGCCTAA
- a CDS encoding electron transport complex subunit E — MSQTKALFIDGLWKNNSALVQLLGLCPLLAVSSTATNALGLGLATTLVLTCTNMAVSALRRWVPAEIRIPIYVMIIASVVSTVQMLINAYAYGLYQSLGIFIPLIVTNCIVIGRAEAFASKNAVFPSAIDGLAMGLGATSALVVLGSLREILGNGTLFDGADLLLGSWAKILRIEVVHLDSPFLLAMLPPGAFIGLGLLLAVKYLIDEKMKQRRARAVAAEGKMAPATDAVEEAL; from the coding sequence ATGAGTCAAACCAAAGCGCTTTTCATCGACGGGTTATGGAAGAACAACTCGGCACTGGTTCAACTGCTGGGTCTTTGCCCCTTGCTAGCGGTGTCATCTACTGCGACTAATGCGCTGGGGCTCGGGCTGGCAACGACACTGGTTCTCACCTGTACCAACATGGCTGTCTCTGCGCTGCGCCGGTGGGTGCCGGCGGAAATCCGTATTCCCATTTACGTCATGATCATTGCTTCTGTCGTCAGCACCGTGCAGATGTTGATCAACGCCTATGCCTATGGTTTATACCAGTCGCTGGGGATTTTTATTCCGCTGATCGTGACGAACTGTATCGTTATCGGTCGGGCAGAAGCCTTTGCCTCCAAGAATGCGGTTTTCCCTTCCGCCATTGACGGTCTGGCGATGGGTTTAGGAGCGACCAGCGCACTGGTGGTACTCGGTTCTTTACGTGAAATTCTGGGTAACGGCACGCTATTCGACGGCGCGGATTTGCTGCTAGGGAGTTGGGCTAAGATTCTCCGCATTGAGGTTGTCCACCTTGATTCCCCTTTCCTGCTGGCAATGCTGCCACCGGGCGCGTTTATCGGTCTGGGACTGTTACTGGCTGTGAAGTATTTGATCGATGAGAAAATGAAACAACGCCGAGCCCGTGCAGTTGCCGCCGAAGGGAAAATGGCACCCGCAACCGATGCCGTCGAGGAGGCACTGTGA
- the rsxG gene encoding electron transport complex subunit RsxG, giving the protein MMTTMRRHATTLALFAAATTAVTAVVNMLTEPTISHQAMLQQKMLLDQVVPAELYNSDIQKECYVVTNAALGSSAPHRVFIARQNGEPVAAALESTAPDGYSGAIQLLVGADFHGKVLGVRVTEHHETPGLGDKIEVRISDWITRFNGLMVQGEHDTRWAVKKEGGMFDQFTGATITPRAVINSVKRSALYLQTLPPQINTLSACGENQ; this is encoded by the coding sequence ATGATGACGACAATGCGTCGCCATGCGACAACACTAGCGCTGTTTGCAGCCGCTACCACTGCTGTCACTGCCGTGGTGAATATGCTGACGGAACCGACGATCTCCCATCAGGCGATGTTGCAGCAAAAAATGTTGTTGGATCAGGTGGTTCCCGCCGAGTTATACAACAGCGACATTCAGAAAGAATGTTACGTTGTCACTAATGCAGCATTAGGATCGTCAGCACCGCACCGTGTTTTCATCGCCCGTCAGAACGGTGAGCCCGTTGCCGCTGCACTGGAAAGTACCGCGCCGGATGGCTATTCTGGTGCTATTCAACTGCTGGTCGGGGCTGATTTTCACGGCAAGGTACTCGGCGTCCGCGTCACTGAGCATCATGAAACGCCGGGGCTGGGTGATAAAATCGAAGTGCGAATTTCTGACTGGATCACGCGGTTTAATGGGCTAATGGTACAAGGCGAGCATGACACTCGCTGGGCGGTGAAGAAAGAAGGCGGAATGTTTGATCAGTTTACTGGCGCAACCATTACGCCACGCGCCGTGATTAACAGCGTCAAACGCAGCGCGCTTTATCTGCAAACACTGCCGCCACAAATCAACACGCTGTCCGCCTGTGGAGAGAATCAATGA